Genomic segment of Candidatus Binatia bacterium:
ACTCATCGACGTATCGTCTGCGTGGACTCGCCTATTGCGTTCTGGTCGGGGCGGCGTGGTATCTGGAAGAGCTCGCTGGCTAAAGGGGGCGCGCAATCGCCGCCCCGGGAGGATGTATGAGCGTTCGCATTGCCGATCATCCGGTTACCACTGTGCCCGAGGGGGTGGTTTCGGCGCTTGCTGATGTCGTCGGCGCGACGCACGTGGTGACCGACGAAGGTGCCCTCGCCGACGCCGGCCGCGACTTCTGGCCCATTACCCTGGTCTGGGTTCACCACGGCGTCCAACCGTCCCGTCCCGCACTGGTCGTGCGGCCTCGAAACGCCGGTGAAGTCGCCCGTGTCCTCGCCATTGCCAGCGACGCGCGCATCCCCGTCACGCCGTTCGCCGGTCGCTCCGGAGTATGCGGCGGGTCGCTGCCCATCGCCGGAGGTATCAGCCTCGACCTGCAGGGGCTCGATCGCATCCACGACGTCAACGCGCACGACCTCGTCGTCCACGTCGACGCCGGCGTCTACGGTCCTGTCCTCGAGAAAGCCCTCGAAGCGCACGGCCTCACCGCCGGCCACTTCCCGCAGTCGTTCGAGATCAGCACCGTCGGCGGCTGGATCGCCTGCCGTGGCGCCGGTCAGTACTCCAATCGCTACGGCAAGATCGAAGACATGGTCCGCGGGCTTGAAGTTGCCCTGCCGGACGGCTCGCTGCTGCGTACCAATCCGCAACCCGCGGCAGCCACCGGTCCCGACCTGCAACGGTTGTTCATCGGTGCCGAAGGCACCCTCGGCGTCATCACCTCCGCCTGGCTCCAGCTCTGGCCTCGCCCCGCCCACTCGGCCCGCGCCGCCTACACGTTCTCGTCCTTCGATGACGTGATCGAAGTCCAACGCCTCGTTTTGCGCCGCGAAGCCGCCCCGGCCGTGCTGCGCGGCTACGATGCCCGCGACGCCGAGCTGCACTTCGCGAAGATCGGTGTGGAGGCCGGGCGCAGCGTGCTCTTCGCGCTCAGCGAAGGGGAACGCGATCTGGTCGAGCGGGAGATCGCCATTCTGGACGAGACGGTGCACACCGTCGGCGATCGCGCCCGGTCCGAAGAGTCGGCGCTTGTCGACTACTGGCTCGATAAACGCAACGACGTCTCCGGTCTCGAAGTCGCCATCCGGCGCGGCCTCGTGGTCGACACCATCGAAGTCGCCGCGCCGTGGTCGAAGCTGACCGGCGTTTACCGCGCCGTCTCCGCCGCGGTCGCCGGCGTGGGCGGCACCCTCGCGGTCGCCGCCCACGCCTCGCACGCCTACCTGTCCGGCGCCTGTCTCTACTTCACCTTCGCCGGTCTGCCCGACGACAACGTCGACGCCAAGGACAACTTCTACAGCGCCTGCTGGGAGGCAGCGATGAAGGCAGTCGTTGCCGCCGGCGGCACCATAAGCCATCACCACGGCATCGGTTTGAACCGTGCGCGGTTCATGGCGAGCGAAGTGGGCGAAACGGGCATGGCCGTGCTCGCCGCCCTCAAGTCAGCACTCGATCCGCACGGGATTCTCAACCCGGGCAAGCTCGGGCTCGGTGCCTCCGGATGGCCACGCCGGTAAGCCTCGGAGAACTCGTGGAGTTGCGACTTCCGACACGTGCGCTCGATGCGACGATCGCCGGCCCGCATGTTGTTTGCTGTCACCGAAATTGATGGGCCGGTGTGCCCGCTCATCCTCACCGGCAAGATGCCGATTCGAGAAAGGACCCGGACATGACACGTATAGTGGTACTCGGAGGGTGCGGCGGTATCGGCCGCTTCGCCGTGCGGGCGCTGGCGAGCGGACCGTACTTCGACGAGATCGTCATCGCCGACGTGCGTGCCGAGGCGGCAAAGGCGTTTGCCGCCGAGCTGGCGGGCCGTCGCGCCGTTGGCGTGGGGGTCGATGCGGCGCAACCGGCCAGCGTGCACGCGGTCATCAAAGACGCCAGTGTCGTGCTCAACTGTATCGGGCCATTCTATCGTTTCGGCCCACCCTTGCTGCGGGCAGCCATCGACGCGCACGTTAAATACGTCGACGTCTGCGACGACCTCGATCCAACCGTGAAGATGCTCGACATGGACGGTGCGGCGCGCGATGCGGGCGTGCCGGCACTCGTCGGGATGGGCAACTCCCCGGGCCTTGCCAACCTGCTGGTCCGCTTCTGCGCCGATACGCTGCTCGATACGGTCGAGGGCGCCGACATCATGCACATCCACGGCGGCGAACCCGAAGAGGGCGCCGCCGTGATCAAGCACCGCATACACGCGATGCTCAACGACGTACCGCTGTTCATCGACGGCAGGCTCATTACCGTCCGCCAGCTCGAACCCAGCGGACAGGCCTACGTGCGTGAAGTCGACTTCCCGGACGTCGGCCGTTATCCGGTGTACCCGTACCCGCATCCCGAAACGATCACGCTGCCCCGGTACCTGCCGACCCTGCGCCGTGCCACCAACCTCGGCGTCGTCTTTCCGCTGTCGTACTTCCACCTGACGCAGGACATGGTCCGGGTCGGCACGTGCACGACCGAGCCGCTGCTCGTCCAGGGCCAGCCCGTGGTGCCCATCGAGTTCGCGGTTGCGCACATCATTGCGGAGCGGCCGCGGTTGCTACGGGAGGCGCAGATCGTCGGTCCGGCCGGCTGCCTGCAAGTGCAGGTCGACGGCAAGAAGGACGGCGCGGCGCACACCTACGTGTTCTCGATGTCGTCGCGCTCGGCCGGGGCCGGCGAAGGCACCGGCATTCCGGCCGCCGTGGCGGCGGTGCTGCTGCACCGCGGCGAGATCGATCGCCGGGGCGTGTTCCCGCCGGAAGCCGCCGTACCCCCGCTGGCCGCAATGAGTCTTGCCAGCGAGATGCTGCGTACGCTCGGCGTGGCTTCGGGCGGCGATTCGATCAAACTGGTGCACGTCGGACCCGACGGGACACGGAAGGAATCGGCGTTGCCGATCTAACCGGGGCCTGCCGGGCGGATATCCACCGCGGCGGCGGGAAGCGGAGAGGTCGTTCCGTGAAACCATCCTGGTTCCTCGGCTTCGACGTCGGCACCAGCGGCGCCAAGGGCGTCCTCGTCGATGCCGGCGGGCGGCTGCTGGCGTCGGCTACGTCGGCGTACGCACTGTCGCATCCGTCGCCGCACTGGGCGGAACAGAACCCCGGCGATTGGTGGCAGGCGGTCGTCGCCTGCACGCGCCGGATGCTGCACGACAGCGGCGTCGCGCCCGCCGACGTGGCGGCAGTGTGCTTCGCGGGACAGATGCTCGGGCTGGTTCCCGTCGATGCCGCGGGGCAGCCGACCCGTCCGGCGATCAGTTGGCTCGATAATCGCGCCGGCCGCGAGGCGAGACGCCTGGTGCGCCGCCTCGGCGGCCCGCGCGTGCTGCGCACGTTGGCCGGCGCCGTGCTCACCGGCAAGGACATCGTTCCGAAGATCGCCTGGTTGCGGGTTCACGAACCCGACGTGTACGCGCGTACGCGCGCGTTCTGCGATGTTACGGGGTACCTTGTCGCCCGCGCCACCGGCAAGCTGTGCATCGATCACACGGGCGCCTCGGCGACCGGGATGCTCGACCGCCGCCGGCGAAGCTGGTCGCCACTGCTGGCGCGCATCGCCGGTTTCCCACTCGACAAGATGCCGCCCCTGCTTCCGAGCGCGGCGGTTGCCGGCGGTCTCGCCGCGACCGCCGCGGGCGATCTCGGTCTGCCCGCCGGGGTACCGGTCGCCGCCGGTCTCGCCGACATCCCGAGCGCGGCCGTCGGCGCCGGCACGCTCGCCGCCGGTACGGCGCACGTCTACCTCGGTACGTCGAGCTGGTTGTGCGTCAGCCTCGCTCGTCCGCGCGATAGCGGACGCCACGGGATCGTCTCCGTGCCGTCGGCGGTACCCGGCATGTTCATCATGATCGGCGAGTCGGAGACCGCCGGCGCCTGTGTCGACTGGTTGGCCGACTGCCTTGGTCTGCCGGCGGGGCTACCCGGCACGTACAGGCAGATCGACGCGCTCGCCGCCGGGGCGCCCGCCGGCGCGCGCGGCCTGCTGTTCGCACCGTGGCTGTTCGGCGAGCGTTCCCCGGTGGGTGACACCGAGGTTCGCGGCGCCTTCGTCAATCTCGACTTGCAGCACCGGCGCCCGCATCTGGCGCGCGCCGTGTACGAGGGGGTGGCGCTGAATCTGCGCTGGTTACTGGACGCGGCGGCGCGAGCCGGCGTGCCGTGCGCGCAGTTACGCGCCATCGGCGGCGGCACCCGCAGCGAGGTGTGGCTGCAGATCGTCGCCGACGTCACCGGGCGGCCGGTTACGCGCGTGGCGCACGCCGACTGCGCCGGCGCCATCGGATGCGCGCTGGTCGGCGCCGTTGCCGTCGGCGCGCTCCCGAGCATTGCGGCCATTGCGGCGGTAGTGGCGACGGAGCGGACGTTCGAGCCCGAGCGGACCCATGCCCCGGTCTACGATCGGTTGGTTCGAACTTTACGCGAAGTGTACCCGGCGCTGTCGCGCGCCGGGCGAGTCATCGGCGGAGGGCAAGCCGAAGGCGGCCTTCCCGATGGCCCGCCACCGAAGGGCGGGTGACGCCCGCGAAGAGCGGAGCGGTGGCAGCTCACAACGGCAGATCGCCGATGGCTTTCCTGACGCTGCCGTCGCGCTTGTAGGCGTCGATGGTGCGCTGCGCGATGCGCCACTGGTGAACCTCGTCGGCACCGTCGGCGAAGCGCGCCCAGCGCGCATGTTGCGCCATGGTCGCCAGCGGCGTGTCGGTGGAATAACCGAGAGCACCGTGTACCTGAATGGCGCGGTCGACGACCCGGTTCAGCATATTGGCGACGAAGTGCTTGGCCATCGACACCTCGCTGCGGAAGTCCTCGCCGCGGTCGATCTTGTAGGCGGCGTGCAGCACCATCAGCTTGCCCTGGTACAGCTCCATGGCCGAGTCGGCGATCATCCACTGGATGCCCTGCTTGTCGGCCAGCAACGAACCGTGCGCAAAGCGGTTCAGGGCGCGGTCGACCATCATGTCGAGTGCGACCTCGGCCTGACCGATCCAACGCATGCAGTGCGCCAACCGAGCCGGGCCGAGCCGGGCCTGTCCCAGCAAGTGGCCCTGACCCCGCCCACCGAGCATGTTGGCGCGCGGCACCCGCAGCTTCTCGATGCGAATCTCCGCGTGGTTGTGCGTGCCGCTCATGGTGGAGATGTTGCGCACGACGTTCCATCCCCTGGCCGGTAGGTCGACGATAAACGCCGTGTTGGCTGCCTGCGGAATCTCCGGCCGGTCCTCGGTCCGGGCGACGAGAATGGCGAATCCGGCGCCGCTGGCGCCGGAAATGAACCACTTGTGCCCATCGATAACCCAGTCGTCCCCGTCTTCGACGGCGCGGGTCTGAATGAGGGTCGGGTCCGACCCTGCCACTTCGGGCTCGGTCATCGCGAAGCACGAACGCGCGACGCCGTCGCAAAGCGGCCGCAGGTACTTCTCGCGCTGCGCCGGGGTGGCCCAGTGGAGGAGGGTGTGCATGTTGCCCTCGTCGGGAGCCTGGGCGTTGAGGGCGTAGGGCCCGAAGGCCGACTTGGCGGCTTCGGCCGAGACGGCGGCCATGGCGACGTGGCCAAGGCCCATGCCCCCGTACTCCGCCGGCATGTGCGGTAGCCAGAGACCCCAGTCCCTGGCGGCGACCCGCATCTCGATGATCGACTGAATTAGGAAACGACGATCGCCGGGCCGCTCGGCGACGCGGACTTCGGCTGGCCGGACGACCTCGGCGATGAAACGCCGGACCTTGAGACGCAGTGCGTCGATTTCCGGAGGGAAACTGAAGTCGATGGCCATCGGGCGGTCCTTTCGGTGGCGGGTGTCGGGAGAGAGTAGACGAGTCGACTGTGCGCCGTCGAGAGTCGAGACCGCAAGGGGGCCCACGGCAAAGTCGTTCACCGAGGGGCAAACGGTTCTTCAGGCATTACGGAACCTGGAATCCGTTCGGGCCGAGTAGCCGCCTTCTTCTGGCGGCGTATCGAGGCTCCGTCAGCGCTTTGCCAAAGCGCTGAGACCGCAAGGGGGCCGGGTTCAGTCGGTACGCGGGCTGTGGTACCGATGATTCGATGGCCGACTGCCGGTGCGCGAACACGCACCGTTGACCAACGGGGAGCACGAGCGTATGGCCGAATTGCCCGATCCGGATGTCCCGAAGCCCGAACCCAAACCAATCGACGAAAAGCTGGCGATGGAACTCCGCCACCTGGCCGAGGATGCCATCCTGCGCGGCAAGCCCAACGGCGAGGAGCACTGCCGGAATTGCCTGTACTACCTCGATACCGACGCCGACCTGACCTACTGCTGGCACCCCAAGATCCGCATCCTTGTCGGCGAGAACTGGTGGTGCCAGTGGTGGGAGGCGATCCGCGACGATGCCTGACGAACGACGAGTAACGCCGCCGGCGGGCTGCTGTTGGTGTATGGTGCGGCATTGCCAGTTCTGCGAAGTGGCTGCGCAGTAGAGACGGATTGAGCTGTGCCCATGGGGCCGTTATCGAGGCACCCGAATTGCTCGTAGTTTTCCGGCAGCAACGAAATCGGAGATGTGCGCCGAGCGCCGGTGACTCGCCGGTGTTGCTGCCCTGTGTCTGAAGGAGATTCTCCATGCGTAACGCGTCAGCCCCGGTTCAATCGGCCCCCCAGATAGCGGCAATCGAGGGGAAGCGGCGCGATCTCACGCCCGAGCGGGCGGCCGTCCTTGACGGGCTCGTGGCCCAGGCGCAAATGGCCGCCGCCGCCTTCCATCAGTTCGACCAGCAGCAGGTCGATCGGATCGTTCGGACGATGGTGATCCGGGGTCTCGAAAAGGCACAGGAGCTGGCCCTGGCGGCGGTCACCGAAACCAAGCTCGGCGTGCTCGAAGACAAGACGATCAAGAACATGGTGGCGACGGAGTTCGTCTACCATTCGATCAAGGACGAGAAGACCGTCGGGATCATCGCCGACTACCCGGAGCGCAACCTCAAGGAGGTAGCCGAGCCGATCGGGGTCGTCCTGGGCGTGACGCCGATTACCAATCCGACGTCGACGGTGATCTTCAAGGCCCTGATGATGGCCAAGACGCGGAACACGGTGATCTTCTGTCCCCACCCGTTGGCCAACCGGTGCTCGAACGCGGCGGCCCGCATCATGTACGAGGCGGCGCTGGAGGCCGGCGCGCCGGAAGGGTTCGTCGGCTGGGTCGACGACATTGCGCTGCCGGACACGCAATACCTGATGCGGCATCCGGGGGTGCAGCTCATCGACGCCACCGGCGGCCCCGGCGTGGTTCGCGCCGCCTACAGCTCGGGCAAGCCGGCGCTGGGGGTCGGGGCCGGGAATGTGCCCTGTTATGTCCACCGCTCGGCCGATCTCAATATGGCAGTGGTCGACATCCTGACCTCGAAGACTTTCGACAACGGCACCATCTGCGCCTCCGAGCAGACGGTGCTCGTCGACCGGGTCGTCCACGATCGCGTCGTCCAGCTCTTTGCCGAGCTTGGCGCGCACGTTTGCACCGCCGACGAGGTGGCGCTGCTCGAGCAGAGCGTGGTCGACGCCGCCGGCGGGCACATGCGCCCGGAGGCTGTCGGCCAGAGCGCGGTGCGCATCGCGCAGACCATCGGCCTTGCGGTGAAGCCGGACACCAAGCTCCTGCTCGCGCCCCTGCAGGGCGTCGGCCGGCATCATCCGCTGTCGTGCGAGAAGCTGTTCCCCGTGCTGGGCATTCTCCCCGTCGACGGCGAAGACGAGGCCATCAACGCGGCGATGGACGTTCTCTATTTCGGCGGCGTCGGGCACACGGCGTCGATCTTCTGCGAGGAGCAAGGGGTGATCGACCGCTACGGCCAGGCGTTGAACGCCGGACGCATCATCGTCAACTCGCCATCGTCAGTCGGGGCGCTCGGCGGGGTCTACAACGATCTGCGCCCGACCTTTTCCTTCGGCTGCGGCAGCGGCGGCGGTAACAGCACGATCGAAAACGTCAGCGTGCGCAACTACCTCAACATCAAGCAGATGGCCAAGCGCACCCCGGCGCACCAGTGGCTGCGGGTGCCGAACCAGATCTTCTACAACCTGCACTCGCTGGAAAACCTGCGCGACCTCGACGCCGGCAACGTGCTCATCGTCACCAGCCAGGATCTCGACCAGCTCGGCCTCGTCGATCGGGTCCGTGCCTACCTGCCAGCCGGCGTACCCTGCCACGTCTTCAACGACGTCGAGATCGAGCCGACCTACCGGGTTGTCGTCCGCGGCGTCGAGGCGATCCGCCACCATCGTCCGGACCATCTGCTCGCCGTCGGCGGCGG
This window contains:
- a CDS encoding FAD-binding oxidoreductase; the protein is MSVRIADHPVTTVPEGVVSALADVVGATHVVTDEGALADAGRDFWPITLVWVHHGVQPSRPALVVRPRNAGEVARVLAIASDARIPVTPFAGRSGVCGGSLPIAGGISLDLQGLDRIHDVNAHDLVVHVDAGVYGPVLEKALEAHGLTAGHFPQSFEISTVGGWIACRGAGQYSNRYGKIEDMVRGLEVALPDGSLLRTNPQPAAATGPDLQRLFIGAEGTLGVITSAWLQLWPRPAHSARAAYTFSSFDDVIEVQRLVLRREAAPAVLRGYDARDAELHFAKIGVEAGRSVLFALSEGERDLVEREIAILDETVHTVGDRARSEESALVDYWLDKRNDVSGLEVAIRRGLVVDTIEVAAPWSKLTGVYRAVSAAVAGVGGTLAVAAHASHAYLSGACLYFTFAGLPDDNVDAKDNFYSACWEAAMKAVVAAGGTISHHHGIGLNRARFMASEVGETGMAVLAALKSALDPHGILNPGKLGLGASGWPRR
- a CDS encoding saccharopine dehydrogenase NADP-binding domain-containing protein, with protein sequence MTRIVVLGGCGGIGRFAVRALASGPYFDEIVIADVRAEAAKAFAAELAGRRAVGVGVDAAQPASVHAVIKDASVVLNCIGPFYRFGPPLLRAAIDAHVKYVDVCDDLDPTVKMLDMDGAARDAGVPALVGMGNSPGLANLLVRFCADTLLDTVEGADIMHIHGGEPEEGAAVIKHRIHAMLNDVPLFIDGRLITVRQLEPSGQAYVREVDFPDVGRYPVYPYPHPETITLPRYLPTLRRATNLGVVFPLSYFHLTQDMVRVGTCTTEPLLVQGQPVVPIEFAVAHIIAERPRLLREAQIVGPAGCLQVQVDGKKDGAAHTYVFSMSSRSAGAGEGTGIPAAVAAVLLHRGEIDRRGVFPPEAAVPPLAAMSLASEMLRTLGVASGGDSIKLVHVGPDGTRKESALPI
- a CDS encoding FGGY-family carbohydrate kinase, with protein sequence MKPSWFLGFDVGTSGAKGVLVDAGGRLLASATSAYALSHPSPHWAEQNPGDWWQAVVACTRRMLHDSGVAPADVAAVCFAGQMLGLVPVDAAGQPTRPAISWLDNRAGREARRLVRRLGGPRVLRTLAGAVLTGKDIVPKIAWLRVHEPDVYARTRAFCDVTGYLVARATGKLCIDHTGASATGMLDRRRRSWSPLLARIAGFPLDKMPPLLPSAAVAGGLAATAAGDLGLPAGVPVAAGLADIPSAAVGAGTLAAGTAHVYLGTSSWLCVSLARPRDSGRHGIVSVPSAVPGMFIMIGESETAGACVDWLADCLGLPAGLPGTYRQIDALAAGAPAGARGLLFAPWLFGERSPVGDTEVRGAFVNLDLQHRRPHLARAVYEGVALNLRWLLDAAARAGVPCAQLRAIGGGTRSEVWLQIVADVTGRPVTRVAHADCAGAIGCALVGAVAVGALPSIAAIAAVVATERTFEPERTHAPVYDRLVRTLREVYPALSRAGRVIGGGQAEGGLPDGPPPKGG
- a CDS encoding acyl-CoA dehydrogenase family protein, with amino-acid sequence MAIDFSFPPEIDALRLKVRRFIAEVVRPAEVRVAERPGDRRFLIQSIIEMRVAARDWGLWLPHMPAEYGGMGLGHVAMAAVSAEAAKSAFGPYALNAQAPDEGNMHTLLHWATPAQREKYLRPLCDGVARSCFAMTEPEVAGSDPTLIQTRAVEDGDDWVIDGHKWFISGASGAGFAILVARTEDRPEIPQAANTAFIVDLPARGWNVVRNISTMSGTHNHAEIRIEKLRVPRANMLGGRGQGHLLGQARLGPARLAHCMRWIGQAEVALDMMVDRALNRFAHGSLLADKQGIQWMIADSAMELYQGKLMVLHAAYKIDRGEDFRSEVSMAKHFVANMLNRVVDRAIQVHGALGYSTDTPLATMAQHARWARFADGADEVHQWRIAQRTIDAYKRDGSVRKAIGDLPL
- the adhE gene encoding bifunctional acetaldehyde-CoA/alcohol dehydrogenase produces the protein MRNASAPVQSAPQIAAIEGKRRDLTPERAAVLDGLVAQAQMAAAAFHQFDQQQVDRIVRTMVIRGLEKAQELALAAVTETKLGVLEDKTIKNMVATEFVYHSIKDEKTVGIIADYPERNLKEVAEPIGVVLGVTPITNPTSTVIFKALMMAKTRNTVIFCPHPLANRCSNAAARIMYEAALEAGAPEGFVGWVDDIALPDTQYLMRHPGVQLIDATGGPGVVRAAYSSGKPALGVGAGNVPCYVHRSADLNMAVVDILTSKTFDNGTICASEQTVLVDRVVHDRVVQLFAELGAHVCTADEVALLEQSVVDAAGGHMRPEAVGQSAVRIAQTIGLAVKPDTKLLLAPLQGVGRHHPLSCEKLFPVLGILPVDGEDEAINAAMDVLYFGGVGHTASIFCEEQGVIDRYGQALNAGRIIVNSPSSVGALGGVYNDLRPTFSFGCGSGGGNSTIENVSVRNYLNIKQMAKRTPAHQWLRVPNQIFYNLHSLENLRDLDAGNVLIVTSQDLDQLGLVDRVRAYLPAGVPCHVFNDVEIEPTYRVVVRGVEAIRHHRPDHLLAVGGGSVLDAAKAMRLFYEHPDLDFHSLETTYLDPRKRVIQYPRTASSGLKLVAVPTTSGTGSEVTPFAVITDKEIGRKVPLYDHSLIPDIAILDPDLVRGLPPSVTADTGMDALTHALEAAVSVFASEYTDALAFQAARIVFEYLPQAVRDGTNMEARARMHNAACMAGLAFANAFVGVNHALAHSLGSMFKVPHGRANAVLLPYVIRYNAAVPSKFMPFPNVKAYVAHKKYAQFTDTMSWGGGTVAEKVDILVEKIFDLMGACRVPTCIRDLSIAPEEFERALPDIIRAAYDDISIRSNPRMPLIHELDALLRTAYAGRQG